A single genomic interval of Methanooceanicella nereidis harbors:
- a CDS encoding VOC family protein: MSIIFHLAFVITFEGIHMQVSSTEEKVKSTGIAHIGILVQDLERSIKFYTGLLDMEVVRRDDDKVFLHTKGTQDSLTLFKTDIPIIPGGLTHFGVFVDEDNFQKAMHYIRKNNIKILPNPHRRKPGMYVYIEDPDGYKVEIST, from the coding sequence GTGAGCATCATATTTCATCTTGCCTTCGTAATAACATTTGAAGGTATCCATATGCAGGTCTCTTCTACCGAAGAAAAAGTCAAATCCACTGGTATCGCTCACATCGGCATCCTGGTACAAGACCTGGAAAGGTCCATTAAATTCTACACAGGATTACTCGATATGGAAGTCGTCAGGCGCGATGATGATAAAGTCTTTCTACATACAAAGGGAACGCAGGACAGTCTAACACTTTTCAAAACCGACATTCCCATAATACCTGGTGGGCTGACTCATTTCGGAGTCTTTGTGGATGAAGACAACTTCCAAAAAGCAATGCATTACATCCGCAAGAATAACATAAAGATACTGCCCAACCCACACAGAAGGAAGCCGGGGATGTATGTGTACATAGAGGATCCGGACGGGTACAAAGTAGAGATATCAACATAG
- a CDS encoding winged helix-turn-helix transcriptional regulator — protein sequence MDEIDVKMLKELWSNSRIPYRDLADKMELSVNSIHKRVQSMIDMGVIKRFIAYPSSKALPSVMIGIAGWSDAPDIEEAARVIGNDPCTQRLGLCSGNFMLIVGLLQDISEMSRYITFVTNEGKLTGMNVAITGLNEIQKTVDNALTNLDYRILAALQYDSRKQIVDIAEELGVSAKTIRRRLDRMEENGLIHYSVYVDVESSGYIHATFEVKTKTGADVTGLFNKLRKEYEHYFIVIWPFYTTPDLFNISIISRSLSEQNAFLNRLKNEGVFEKVTSHMIYKYTFYDTWREELIKKRASE from the coding sequence ATGGACGAGATCGATGTTAAAATGTTAAAAGAGCTCTGGTCAAACTCCCGTATCCCGTATCGCGACCTGGCCGACAAAATGGAGCTCTCCGTCAACTCGATCCATAAAAGAGTCCAGTCAATGATAGATATGGGCGTCATAAAAAGGTTCATCGCTTACCCCTCTTCAAAAGCCTTACCATCGGTCATGATAGGAATAGCCGGCTGGTCCGATGCGCCTGACATCGAAGAAGCCGCCCGCGTCATTGGCAACGACCCTTGTACGCAAAGGCTCGGGCTATGCAGCGGCAATTTTATGCTGATCGTAGGGTTATTACAGGACATATCCGAAATGAGCCGCTACATCACCTTCGTGACAAACGAAGGAAAGCTCACCGGCATGAACGTGGCAATAACTGGCCTGAACGAGATACAAAAGACAGTGGACAATGCTTTAACAAATCTCGACTACAGGATACTTGCTGCGCTACAATACGATTCAAGAAAACAGATCGTAGACATCGCTGAAGAACTGGGCGTATCCGCTAAGACGATTAGAAGGCGCCTGGACAGGATGGAAGAGAACGGGCTGATACATTACAGCGTTTATGTGGATGTCGAATCATCCGGCTATATACACGCGACTTTCGAGGTAAAGACAAAAACTGGCGCTGACGTCACCGGTCTGTTCAATAAGCTTAGAAAAGAGTACGAGCATTACTTTATTGTTATCTGGCCGTTTTATACTACGCCGGACCTTTTCAATATCAGTATAATTTCTAGATCGTTGTCTGAACAAAACGCTTTTCTTAACAGGCTAAAAAATGAGGGAGTATTTGAAAAAGTCACCTCCCACATGATATACAAATACACATTTTATGATACATGGCGCGAAGAGTTGATTAAGAAAAGAGCTTCTGAGTAG
- a CDS encoding methyltransferase family protein has translation MVLGEDIWSHFGMWWAVLIWIAIYAVFLLFVPFYKKSQVKPAGVYLAFVVAFAIEMFGIPFSMFAIGWLFGYTLPEGILWGHTLGDYIGFWGMYIGIAISLTGALLVLMGWNQIHKNYWSKETGQGKLVTSGIYKYIRHPQYTGFFLITFGMMAEWATLPLIILYVLLLALYYGLAKREEKDMEKEFGSDYNEYKKSTKMFIPFII, from the coding sequence ATGGTATTAGGAGAAGACATTTGGAGCCATTTCGGAATGTGGTGGGCTGTATTAATATGGATAGCAATATACGCCGTATTCCTGTTATTCGTACCGTTCTACAAAAAGAGCCAGGTAAAGCCCGCGGGAGTCTACCTGGCGTTCGTAGTGGCATTTGCAATTGAAATGTTCGGCATACCTTTCAGCATGTTCGCGATAGGATGGCTGTTCGGCTATACGCTGCCTGAAGGAATACTATGGGGGCACACCCTTGGAGACTACATAGGCTTCTGGGGCATGTACATAGGAATTGCAATATCGTTAACAGGAGCTTTACTCGTGCTCATGGGCTGGAACCAGATACACAAGAATTACTGGAGCAAGGAGACCGGGCAGGGCAAGCTCGTCACTTCCGGCATCTACAAGTACATACGCCACCCTCAGTACACCGGGTTCTTCCTCATCACGTTCGGAATGATGGCCGAGTGGGCGACGCTGCCGTTAATAATTCTGTACGTGCTGCTCCTAGCCCTGTATTATGGCCTGGCGAAGAGGGAAGAGAAAGACATGGAAAAAGAGTTCGGCAGCGATTATAATGAATATAAAAAGAGTACGAAGATGTTTATACCATTTATAATATAA